In Fusarium musae strain F31 chromosome 7, whole genome shotgun sequence, a single window of DNA contains:
- a CDS encoding hypothetical protein (EggNog:ENOG41): MGSPDPYGRQLNGMGSGISSTSKIVILGPPSREDVDVDFTFVQVGIRDGSLDMAGNCGNMSSLVGPAAWDSGLLSAQAQAETVEQDENGLQWATVRFLNTNTNKVMTSKFRVEGEPLKYTHQGEYAMDGVPGTGSKVIMSFIDPAGAKTGKALPTGNPVDVLQLQDGINIKASLVDVGNPGVFISTESLGLADHLSLTPAIVESNPELMEKLGEIRRAGASLMGLDPNTESVPKIVLLFPSSGSPDVDIRCLALSMGQAHKAVPLTLALCLGAASQLQGTLASDLIGRQSKETVCIGHPSGKVDIGTVIRDGKIESAQLLRTARILMKGDVYY, encoded by the coding sequence ATGGGCTCGCCCGATCCGTACGGGCGCCAGCTCAATGGCATGGGTTCTGGCATCTCGTCGACCTCAAAGATCGTCATCCTTGGGCCACCTTCGAGAGAAGACGTGGATGTGGATTTCACATTTGTGCAAGTTGGAATACGCGATGGAAGCCTCGATATGGCTGGGAATTGCGGTAACATGTCGTCCTTGGTTGGCCCTGCGGCGTGGGATAGTGGGCTTCTGTCGGCACAGGCTCAGGCCGAGACTGTTGAGCAGGATGAGAACGGATTGCAGTGGGCCACTGTGCGGTTCTTGAATACAAACACTAATAAAGTCATGACTTCAAAGTTCCGAGTTGAGGGCGAACCTCTCAAGTATACGCATCAAGGAGAATATGCCATGGACGGGGTCCCAGGAACAGGATCCAAGGTCATCATGAGCTTCATTGATCCTGCTGGTGCAAAGACCGGCAAAGCTCTTCCGACTGGAAACCCCGTGGATGTCCTCCAACTACAGGACGGAATCAATATCAAGGCATCTCTTGTTGATGTCGGAAATCCTGGTGTTTTCATCAGTACTGAAAGCTTGGGACTTGCTGATCACCTGTCTCTCACACCAGCTATCGTCGAGTCAAACCCCGAACTCATGGAAAAACTTGGAGAGATACGTCGAGCGGGTGCCAGTCTCATGGGTCTCGATCCCAACACGGAGAGTGTTCCCAAAATTGTCCTTTTGTTCCCCTCGAGTGGTTCGCCAGACGTTGATATCAGGTGCCTTGCTTTGTCTATGGGCCAGGCACACAAGGCTGTGCCATTGACTCTAGCGCTCTGCCTCGGGGCTGCTTCCCAACTCCAAGGGACACTTGCGTCTGATCTCATAGGGCGCCAGTCCAAGGAGACGGTTTGTATAGGGCATCCGAGTGGCAAAGTTGACATTGGGACTGTCATTCGAGATGGGAAGATTGAGTCTGCGCAACTCTTACGGACGGCCAGGATACTCATGAAGGGAGATGTATATTATTGA